The genomic segment CCTTATCACCTCCTCCTTAAAATAATTTAACAACAACCTTTTTTCTAAAGCAAAGATCAACATATTCAATCCTCCTCTTATCTTTTTTTAAAAGTTTTGATATTGTTTTTAAACGTGAAACTTCTTTTTCAATATTGCTTTCATCCAAATTGAGACGGGTCCCATTAGTCATTTTAATAGAAACTCTTCTCATGTCAGACATATCAACAATGAAAATATCTCTTAAGTTGTATAAACCGGAATTACTTAGGTTTTTTAAAATCGCAAGTCCTCTAAGAGGTCTTTCTAAAGATACCCTATTTCCAATATTGTAATTTATTTTTTTGACTCCTTTAATTAAAGGGTATCTCTCTGTTTCTTCTTTAAAATCCAACTTCTTAATAATAAAGCCAGCATCATCTAAAAGATATTTTTCAGTTGATAGCAATACTGCATAAGGTTTCCTTTCTTGAATATTGATATTAATGGTTTTTGGTAATTTTCTTTCTATTTTGACCTTTTTAATCCATGGCTCTTTTCCCAATACCTTACTTATTTTTTCTATATCTATTTTAAATATATTCATACCTGGTTCTACGGAGATCAATTCAGCGATATATTTCTCTGATAAAAAATTTGTTCCTAATATATTTATCTCTTTTACATTAAAAAAATAAGATTGCTTAATATAGGTTATTAACTGAAAAACAAAAAAAGCTATCAAAATGGGAATGCAGAAAATACGTAATCTGTAATAAATTTTTTTGATCTTCAAAAACCTTTTTTCCGCTGAACTCGATTTTTTTGATTTCTTATATTTCATGCTATTTCCCTACTATACAAACCTCTCTCTCTAAAGTAATACCCGTTTCTTGAAAAACTTTTTCCTCTATATACTCGATTAAACAAATAACATCCTTTGCAGAAGCTCTTCCTTTATTTATAATATAGTTTGCATGAAGCCTTGAAATCTCAGCATCACCAATACAATATCCTTTGAGCCCTAGATCATCTATAAGTTTACCCGCAGCAATATTTTGAAGATTTTTGAATATTGAACCAGCACTAGGAAAAGAGATGGGCTGAGTCTTTTTACGTGTTTTCAAGTTTTTTAGAAATATATCTCGTATAGTATCCTTATTACCTTTTTTTAAGGAAATATCCACATCTAACACAATTCCCTCATAGGGGAGTTTTGAGGAACGATAACTGAATTGGATATCTTTTTTTGCTATATTAAATATCTTTCCTTGATAATCCATCAGGGTTATCGATTTAACGATATCTCCGATTTCCCAAGACTTTGTTCCCGCATTCATGACCAGTGCGCCACCTATAGAACCTGGAATACCTGTTCCACCTTCTAGCCCTGAAAATCCTTTTTCGATACAAAAATGAATCAAATCAGACATCTTTAAACCAGCTCCTGATTTTAGAATTAACTTTTCCTTATAGCTAGTAATCTGAATATCACTAAATCCCTTCTTTAAGTTTATAACAACTCCTCTAATACCATTATCGCTAACAATAATATTTGTTCCCTCTCCTAGAATAAAAACCGGTAAGTCATTTTCATTAATTATTTTAAGGATTTTCTGAAGTTCCTTCACATCTTTTGGGCTTATAAACACATCAGCCCTTCCCCCCAGAAGAATAGAGGTATGTTTCTTCATCTCCTCATCAAATTTCTTTTCCTGAAAATCCCTAAAAAGAGAAAAATACACTTCTTTTTTATCCATTATTGTTTGTTCTATTTTTTTTAGCCCCCAATTTTGAAAGGAGTTCATCTCCTACTGACGAAATATTACCTGCACCTAAGGTCAGAATCAGATCTCCTTTCTGAATGATACTCATTAGAAAATCCACAATCTCAGATTGATCTCTTATATGAAAAACAGACTTATGACCATACTTTTTCACCCCTTCATATATAAGTCTTGAATCTATGTTTTCTATAGGCTCTTCGCCAGCTGAATATATATCAGTAATAATTAATTCGTCGGAATCATTAAAGGCTGTAAAAAAGTCGTTTAAAAGATACTGAGTTCTCGTATATCTATGAGGTTGAAAGACCACTATCATTCTTTTTTCTTTCCATACCTCTTTTGATGCCTTAAGAACCGCACGAATCTCTGTAGGATGATGTCCGTAGTCATCTACTACTATAATCCCATTGGTTTCACCTTTGATTTCAAATCTTCTTTGGATGCCTCCAAATTCCTTCAAAGCCTTTTTGATTATTTCAAATTTTATATCTAGTTCAAGACCAACAGCTACAGTGGCCAGAGAATTATATACATTGTGGAGGCCAGGCATATTGATAACCATCTCACCTAACTCTTTTCCCTTATTAAAAATATTAAATGATGTTTTCAATCCTGAATAGGTTATATCCTTTGCTATATAATCAGCTTGGCTTGTCACTCCGTATGTGACACATCTTTTTTCAACTTTTGGAATGAGCTCCTGAATATATTTCTGATCAAGACATAATATGGAAAGACCATAAAAAGGGACTTTATTGATGAATTTCAAGAATCCCTCTTTGATTTTACTTATACTCTTATAATGGTCCATGTGTTCCTTATCGATAGTAGTCACAATTGCTATCGTAGGTGTTAATCTTGTAAATGAACCATCACTCTCATCAGCTTCTGCAACTAAAAAATCTCCCTGACCGAGCTTTGCATTGCTGCCAAGGCTATTTAGCTTTCCACCAATGACCACTGTAGGGTCTAATCCACCCTTTGCTAGTACCGTGGCTATTAAAGATGTTGTTGTTGTCTTTCCATGGGAACCTGCCACAGCGATGCCATATCTTATTCTCATTAATTCTGCAAGAATCTCTGCTCTACGTATAACCGGGATCAAATTTTCCTTAGCTGATTTAATTTCTATATTATCTTGGTTTACTGCTGAGGAATAGACAACAACATCTGCATTTTTTATATTAGACTTATTATGGCCAATAAATATGCTTGCACCTAATCTTCTTAGTCTCTCTATAATATCTGAATCTTTTATATCAGAACCACTAACAGCATAGTTTAAGTTAAGAAGAAGCTCCGCAATACCACTCATTCCAATTCCACCTATGCCAACAAAATGGATATGCTGCGTCTTTCTAAACATATATTCTCCTTAACAATTGCCATGAACTGCTTCTTCTTTTTTTATGAGGCTATAACAGATATCGATTATCTTCTCAGCAGCATCTGTAACCGCCATTTTTTTGCTCTTGAAACACATATCCTTAAGTTTTCCCCTGTCTTTCATCAATTCAAGTATCTTTTTTGCAAGAAACTCTCCAGTCAAATCCTTTTCTAAGATCATTTCAGCTGCGCCTGACATTTGTAGTTTTCTTGCATTAATTTCCTGGTGATTGTTGGCAGAAAATGGAAAAGGAATTAATATTGAAGCCTTACCTGCTACTGTTAGTTCAGAAAGAGTTGTGGCACCTGCTCTGCATATTATCAGATCCGCCTCCTTATATTTATCAACGATATTATAGATAAAGGGTTGAACACTTGCTAAAAAACATCTCTTTTCATACTCTTTTTTCATCAATTCCTCATTTCCTTTTCCTACTTGATGGATAATCCTTATAGAATCCTTAAACTCTTTTAGATACTCTAGTCCTTCAATAACAGCCCTGTTAATACTCTGCGCTCCTTGGCTCCCTCCAAAGATCAGTAATGTAAATTTAGAGTGATTACTATTTGATATACCATTTTTCAATTGTTCTAAAAATTCTCTTCTTATAGGATTACCGGTGAATATAACTTTATTTTTAGAAAAATAATCTTCAGTTTCTTTAAAAGAAATGGCTATTTTATCCGCAAATATCCCTAGAATCCTATTTGTAACTCCTGGTAAAAAATTCTGCTCTTGGATAATAATAGGAATTCTTAAAATATAGGCGCAAGATACCACGGGTCCAGTTACATATCCCCCTACACCTATAACGATATCTGGCTTATAGCATAATAAAATCCATAAAGATTGAAGAAATCCTATGGGTAATTTTAATAATGAAACAATGGTTCTTACTGAAATCTTACCCTTAAGACCTCCAACTGAAATTCTTTTTAGTTTAAATCCTTCTTTGGCTAATATTGAGTTTTCTAAACCTTTTTTTGTCCCTATAAAAAGCACATCAGTTTCTGGATTTCTCTTTAATAATTCCTTTGCTAAACTGATACCAGGGTATACGTGCCCCCCTGTTCCGCCACCTGCAATAAGAACTTTCATTAAAACCTCAAACTTTTATTAACTTCTTTAGAAATATTTAATAATATCCCAATCCCAATAGAGTTAATGAGAAGTGATGAACCTCCCAGACTAATAAAAGGAAGGGGTAGTCCTTTTGTAGGCAAGAGCCCAATAACAACTCCTATATTGATAATGACCTGCAGACCTATCATCATAATAATTCCAAAAGCCAGATATCTCCCAAAAAAATCAGGACATCTTTTCGCCACAAGGATGCCTCTCCAAAATAAAATAAGGAACAAAACAATAATCGCCAGTGCCCCTATAAAACCTAGTTCTTCACCTATTACAGCAAAGATAAAATCTGTATGGGGTTCCGGGAGATAAAACAATTTCTGTCTGCTTTGGCCCAGACCCAATCCAAAAAAACCTCCCCTACCTAATGCTAAAAAAGAT from the Nitrospinota bacterium genome contains:
- the murG gene encoding undecaprenyldiphospho-muramoylpentapeptide beta-N-acetylglucosaminyltransferase is translated as MKVLIAGGGTGGHVYPGISLAKELLKRNPETDVLFIGTKKGLENSILAKEGFKLKRISVGGLKGKISVRTIVSLLKLPIGFLQSLWILLCYKPDIVIGVGGYVTGPVVSCAYILRIPIIIQEQNFLPGVTNRILGIFADKIAISFKETEDYFSKNKVIFTGNPIRREFLEQLKNGISNSNHSKFTLLIFGGSQGAQSINRAVIEGLEYLKEFKDSIRIIHQVGKGNEELMKKEYEKRCFLASVQPFIYNIVDKYKEADLIICRAGATTLSELTVAGKASILIPFPFSANNHQEINARKLQMSGAAEMILEKDLTGEFLAKKILELMKDRGKLKDMCFKSKKMAVTDAAEKIIDICYSLIKKEEAVHGNC
- the murB gene encoding UDP-N-acetylmuramate dehydrogenase produces the protein MDKKEVYFSLFRDFQEKKFDEEMKKHTSILLGGRADVFISPKDVKELQKILKIINENDLPVFILGEGTNIIVSDNGIRGVVINLKKGFSDIQITSYKEKLILKSGAGLKMSDLIHFCIEKGFSGLEGGTGIPGSIGGALVMNAGTKSWEIGDIVKSITLMDYQGKIFNIAKKDIQFSYRSSKLPYEGIVLDVDISLKKGNKDTIRDIFLKNLKTRKKTQPISFPSAGSIFKNLQNIAAGKLIDDLGLKGYCIGDAEISRLHANYIINKGRASAKDVICLIEYIEEKVFQETGITLEREVCIVGK
- a CDS encoding FtsQ-type POTRA domain-containing protein; amino-acid sequence: MKYKKSKKSSSAEKRFLKIKKIYYRLRIFCIPILIAFFVFQLITYIKQSYFFNVKEINILGTNFLSEKYIAELISVEPGMNIFKIDIEKISKVLGKEPWIKKVKIERKLPKTININIQERKPYAVLLSTEKYLLDDAGFIIKKLDFKEETERYPLIKGVKKINYNIGNRVSLERPLRGLAILKNLSNSGLYNLRDIFIVDMSDMRRVSIKMTNGTRLNLDESNIEKEVSRLKTISKLLKKDKRRIEYVDLCFRKKVVVKLF
- the murC gene encoding UDP-N-acetylmuramate--L-alanine ligase encodes the protein MFRKTQHIHFVGIGGIGMSGIAELLLNLNYAVSGSDIKDSDIIERLRRLGASIFIGHNKSNIKNADVVVYSSAVNQDNIEIKSAKENLIPVIRRAEILAELMRIRYGIAVAGSHGKTTTTSLIATVLAKGGLDPTVVIGGKLNSLGSNAKLGQGDFLVAEADESDGSFTRLTPTIAIVTTIDKEHMDHYKSISKIKEGFLKFINKVPFYGLSILCLDQKYIQELIPKVEKRCVTYGVTSQADYIAKDITYSGLKTSFNIFNKGKELGEMVINMPGLHNVYNSLATVAVGLELDIKFEIIKKALKEFGGIQRRFEIKGETNGIIVVDDYGHHPTEIRAVLKASKEVWKEKRMIVVFQPHRYTRTQYLLNDFFTAFNDSDELIITDIYSAGEEPIENIDSRLIYEGVKKYGHKSVFHIRDQSEIVDFLMSIIQKGDLILTLGAGNISSVGDELLSKLGAKKNRTNNNG